Proteins co-encoded in one Xiphophorus couchianus chromosome 3, X_couchianus-1.0, whole genome shotgun sequence genomic window:
- the LOC114141497 gene encoding neurexophilin-1 — translation MRRTADMKSTCLWAAAALLSLSSLVTNADSPHSGSSDLRQSSKSKVKTYWTESNKAVSISRLLSQTIYGKENFTSVDLNYDDADTYSKPEQWNWLYNASTPRNPRPRTKRRPIVKTGKFKKMFGWGDFHSNIKTVKLNLLITGKIVDHGNGTFSVYFRHNSTGQGNVSVGLVPPTKAVEFQVHPQQQHFHQHNHNQQQQTALETKDTKLFNCRVEYEKVEKGTRNSLCAHDPSQSCPQEQTQSHVSWLCSKPFKVICIFITFYSTDYKLVQKVCPDYNYHSDTPYLPTG, via the coding sequence gtGACCAATGCTGATTCCCCTCACTCAGGAAGTTCGGACTTGAGACAGAGCTCCAAATCCAAAGTGAAGACATACTGGACTGAAAGCAACAAAGCGGTTTCCATCAGTCGCCTGCTGTCTCAAACCATCTACGGAAAGGAGAACTTCACCTCGGTGGATCTGAATTACGACGACGCGGACACCTACTCCAAACCAGAGCAGTGGAACTGGCTTTACAACGCTTCAACGCCGCGCAACCCGCGGCCTCGCACGAAAAGACGGCCCATCGTCAAGACCGGGAAGTTCAAGAAGATGTTCGGCTGGGGCGATTTCCATTCAAACATCAAAACCGTGAAGCTAAACCTCCTCATCACTGGGAAAATAGTGGATCACGGCAACGGCACCTTCAGCGTCTATTTCCGGCACAACTCCACCGGCCAGGGCAACGTTTCTGTGGGGCTCGTTCCCCCGACGAAGGCGGTGGAGTTCCAGGTCCAtccgcagcagcagcacttcCACCAACATAACcacaaccagcagcagcagacggCTCTGGAAACCAAAGACACCAAGCTGTTCAACTGCAGGGTGGAGTACGAGAAGGTGGAGAAGGGCACCAGGAACTCGCTGTGCGCCCACGACCCGTCGCAGAGCTGCCCGCAGGAGCAGACGCAGAGCCACGTGTCCTGGCTGTGCTCCAAACCTTTCAAGGTCATCTGCATCTTCATCACCTTCTACAGCACCGACTACAAGCTGGTGCAGAAGGTCTGCCCGGACTACAACTACCACAGCGACACCCCTTACCTCCCCACCGGGTGA
- the ica1 gene encoding islet cell autoantigen 1 — protein MEGKHFGSSGEYLDRFIQNRDSSVVNKFQKKFWKTKQTLIKVTGKKEDEHVVASDADLDAKLEVFHSIQRTCMELLKVIEQYQRRICFLSQEENELGRFLRFQGSQDKSRAGKIMQATGKALCFSSQQRLALRKPLCRLYQEIETFRYRAISDTWLTVNRMEQSRTEYRGALLWMKDVSQELDPDTHKQMEKFRKVQAQVRTTKSSFDKLKNDVCQKVDLLGASRCNLLSHILSTYQTTLLHFWGKTSHTMAAIHESFKGCQHNEVSTVKDSMDKTMEKKTLERETEERRNGTTNDQLISLGHEEKSENLREELDGEEDSLALLNEILGGLFVDDFSQEWTKGSGDTEASAGPPDTQQQEHSFFLPSQLLDQSLNKSSASDWTGIVPQPDLSPGSGQNPVKPAVKETSGPSKDLSAWFNLFADLDPLSNPDAIGAASRENELHNA, from the exons ATGGAGGGCAAACATTT CGGCTCCTCTGGAGAATACCTGGACCGCTTCATCCAGAACCGAGACTCATCGGTGGTGAACAAGTTCCAGAAGAAGTTCTGGAAAACCAAGCAGACGCTGATCAAAGTCACCGGGAAGAAAGAGGATGAACACGTGGTGGCGTCAGACGCGGACCTGGACGCCAAGCTGGAG GTCTTCCACTCCATCCAGAGAACATGCATGGAGCTGCTAAAGGTCATTGAGCAGTACCAGAGGAGGATCTGTT TCCTCTCTCAGGAGGAAAACGAGCTGGGTCGTTTCCTTCGCTTCCAGGGGTCGCAGGATAAAAGCCGGGCTGGGAAGATCATGCAGGCGACAGGGAAAgctctctgcttctcctcccAGCAGAG gCTGGCTCTGAGGAAACCTCTGTGCCGTCTGTACCAGGAGATCGAGACTTTCCGTTACCGGGCCATCTCTGACACGTGGCTGACGGTGAATCGGATGGAGCAGTCCCGGACCGAGTACCGCGGAGCTTTGCTTTGGATGAAGGACGTCTCTCAGGAGCTCGATCCAGACACGCACAAACAGATGGAGAAATTTCGCAAG GTTCAGGCTCAGGTTCGGACGACTAAAAGCAGCTTCGACAAGTTAAAGAACGACGTCTGCCAGAAGGTTGACCTGCTGGGGGCGAGCCGCTGCAACCTCCTCTCACACATTCTGTCCACATACCAG ACGACTCTTTTGCACTTCTGGGGGAAAACGTCTCACACCATGGCGGCCATACACGAGAGCTTTAAGGGCTGCCAGCATAATGAGGTTTCCACAGTGAAG GATTCCATGGACAAAACGATGGAGAAGAAAACTTTGGAAAGGGAAACAGAGGAGAGAAGAAATGGGACAACTAATGACCA ACTAATCTCATTAGGACatgaagaaaaaagtgaaaatttgaGAGAAG AGTTGGATGGTGAGGAGGACAGTCTGGCTCTGCTCAATGAAATCCTGGGCGGTTTGTTTGTGGACGATTTTTCCCAGGAATGGACCAAAGGGTCTGGAGACACGGAGGCGAGCGCCGGGCCGCCCGACACCCAGCAGCAGGAACACTCGTTCTTTTTGCCGTCACAGCTTTTGGACCAAAGCTTGAACAAGTCTTCTGCCTCAG ACTGGACCGGGATCGTCCCACAGCCAGACTTATCACCTGGATCTGGACAGAACCCCGTAAAGCCAGCGGTGAAAG AAACAAGCGGACCATCCAAAGATCTGTCAGCGTGGTTCAACCTGTTCGCGGACCTGGACCCTCTCTCCAACCCAGATGCAATCGGAGCAGCCAGCAGAGAAAACGAGCTTCACAATGCATAA